Proteins encoded together in one uncultured Desulfobacter sp. window:
- a CDS encoding serine protein kinase PrkA, with protein sequence MTMDTNTSSVDSDAAGSVTQALDFLNRSIQDYQRHKPVAFQEFLQLLNANPSGILRNIFQSFHDMIKKHVTEIENDIDHSAITKYDTGTLFMEGSDTPYFPDMLFANRFMKQMNYLRHGNQQNRIYVFYGPHGCGKSTFLNNLLEKFEQYANTQEGLRYEVVWRLDVKKLKGPEPSLMRLSSFEKLIQYIDSDSISTEIKPCSDQKEVEFEGPEPEFIEIPCLCHDNPFLVIPKDQRRAVLDELIKNDEFKWKLFTEKQYEWVFKDEVCTVCASIYQSLLERLGKPAKVFEMLYARPYYFNRRLGNGISVFNPGDRPLRRNVILNQMLQSRINALFQDSNVINYIYSSYAKIHNGIYALMDIKSHNVERMVELHNIISEAIHKVENVEEHVEALFFALMNPEDKQNLKDFPSFEDRIQYIDIPYVLDVTTEVKIYLNIFGRHIESGFLPMVLENFSRIIICTRIGKKSPALEQWIKDPKKYLNFCDEELILLLMEIFRGSIPKWLSDEDKKALDKKMMKKIIVESEEYGKHGLSGRDSIKLFDRFYSKFVKEDKLINMLDLCAFFNKLEEPIRKMIPPGFLSSLLRMYDYSILQQVKECLYYYNEEQIAKDIKNYISAVTNEIGSVVDCIFTKEEIHVTEAFLETIEIRLLSESADEKRRQGMRLDVLKEYTGFTLSHEIMIEGKDIEQTRLFKTLHERYVHNLKKRVLEPFIDNANFRQAIKDFDTEDFKAHDKRIKRDVKFLIDNLVSKFEYSQQGANEICIYVIDNDLANKFKDS encoded by the coding sequence ATGACCATGGATACCAATACCAGTTCTGTGGATTCCGATGCAGCTGGATCCGTAACCCAGGCCCTGGATTTTTTAAACCGGAGCATCCAAGATTACCAGCGTCATAAACCGGTAGCCTTCCAGGAATTTTTGCAGCTCTTAAATGCCAATCCTTCCGGTATTTTAAGAAATATTTTTCAGTCGTTTCATGACATGATTAAAAAACATGTAACCGAAATCGAAAATGATATAGATCATTCGGCCATTACCAAATATGATACCGGCACACTTTTTATGGAAGGTTCCGATACACCGTATTTTCCTGATATGCTGTTTGCCAATCGGTTTATGAAACAGATGAACTATCTGCGTCACGGTAACCAGCAGAACCGTATCTATGTGTTTTACGGTCCCCACGGATGCGGAAAATCCACTTTTTTAAATAATCTTTTGGAAAAATTTGAGCAATATGCCAATACCCAGGAGGGATTGCGTTACGAAGTCGTGTGGCGCCTGGACGTCAAAAAACTCAAAGGTCCTGAACCTTCTTTGATGCGCCTGTCTTCTTTTGAAAAATTGATCCAGTATATTGACAGTGATTCAATTTCAACGGAAATTAAGCCGTGCTCAGATCAAAAAGAGGTGGAGTTCGAAGGCCCGGAGCCTGAATTCATTGAAATTCCCTGCCTGTGCCATGACAACCCTTTCCTGGTGATTCCCAAAGACCAGAGACGTGCTGTTTTGGACGAATTGATCAAAAACGATGAATTCAAATGGAAGCTGTTTACAGAAAAACAGTATGAATGGGTATTTAAAGATGAGGTCTGCACCGTGTGCGCCTCCATTTATCAGAGCCTTTTGGAGCGATTGGGGAAGCCTGCCAAAGTGTTTGAGATGCTTTATGCAAGACCCTATTATTTTAACCGCCGACTGGGCAACGGGATCTCTGTTTTCAACCCCGGGGACAGGCCGTTGAGGCGCAACGTTATCCTCAATCAGATGCTCCAGAGTCGTATTAATGCACTTTTTCAGGATTCAAACGTTATTAATTATATTTATTCTTCTTATGCAAAAATTCATAACGGCATCTATGCGCTGATGGATATTAAGTCTCACAATGTCGAGCGAATGGTTGAGCTTCACAATATTATTTCAGAGGCGATTCATAAGGTGGAAAATGTTGAGGAGCATGTGGAGGCCTTATTTTTTGCCCTTATGAATCCCGAGGATAAACAGAACCTTAAAGATTTTCCTTCATTTGAAGACCGTATTCAGTATATAGATATCCCATACGTTCTTGATGTGACCACCGAAGTTAAAATTTATCTGAACATTTTTGGCCGCCATATTGAAAGCGGTTTTTTGCCTATGGTGCTTGAGAACTTTTCAAGAATTATTATCTGCACCAGAATCGGGAAAAAATCCCCTGCGTTGGAACAATGGATAAAAGATCCGAAGAAATACCTGAACTTCTGTGATGAGGAGCTTATTTTACTGCTCATGGAAATTTTCAGGGGAAGCATTCCTAAATGGCTCAGTGACGAGGACAAAAAAGCCCTTGATAAGAAGATGATGAAAAAAATCATTGTCGAGTCCGAAGAATATGGAAAACATGGGTTATCAGGTCGGGACTCCATAAAACTTTTTGATCGGTTTTATTCAAAATTTGTTAAGGAAGACAAGCTTATTAACATGCTTGATCTATGTGCGTTTTTCAATAAGCTTGAAGAACCCATACGCAAAATGATTCCCCCGGGATTCTTGTCTTCACTTTTACGAATGTATGATTATTCCATTCTTCAGCAGGTTAAAGAGTGCCTCTACTATTACAATGAGGAGCAGATCGCAAAGGATATAAAAAATTATATTTCCGCTGTGACCAATGAAATAGGTTCTGTTGTGGACTGTATTTTTACCAAAGAAGAAATTCACGTCACTGAGGCATTTCTTGAAACCATTGAAATCAGACTGCTGTCTGAAAGTGCCGATGAAAAACGGCGTCAGGGGATGCGTCTGGATGTATTAAAAGAATACACGGGATTTACGCTTTCCCACGAGATTATGATTGAAGGAAAGGACATTGAGCAGACCCGGTTGTTTAAAACCCTCCATGAACGGTATGTACATAACTTAAAAAAACGGGTACTGGAGCCTTTTATTGACAATGCAAATTTCAGGCAGGCCATCAAGGATTTTGATACTGAAGATTTTAAAGCCCATGACAAACGCATTAAACGCGATGTGAAATTTCTTATCGATAATCTGGTAAGTAAATTTGAGTATTCACAGCAGGGGGCCAATGAGATTTGTATTTATGTAATCGATAATGACTTGGCCAATAAGTTTAAGGATAGTTGA
- a CDS encoding SpoVR family protein — protein MELVSQHVKKIMEECKVRARDEGLKFDDETLEYIVTNRDMIELSPKIMIPTLYDYWVHDVRVLSGKGMYEAYPSNPYETVINTRPAISYYNDNNPDWLNVMIFYHVLGHIDFFQNNLFFANTWDIDLTGQALADKRLIAQLRSEKGRRWVDYVIEFSRGMDNLVGYNKALDGLLRTQNQPAVRLSRQDYYFDVFLQKIKRVSHNTYLKEIERFNQCKDNIAQFFEPVLSQYPEFEQMYKKTKKDKEKPIVDIMEYIIRYSPFLRAEENKWMKSVIQIVRDTSLCFQPQIRTKIMNEGWASYWHEYLFMKDERIRGHEADFAKVNAMVTSLPKVGLNPYALGLRLFEHIEDMQNRGCYSLEYFRLKDEKKRQHFDNGKRNGHDFIFKVRENMNDFMFINRFVDQEFIDHYKLFVTGKRYNSQRMTWQYYIKSKKAGDYKNMVIDTLYHPPVIYVNEEKTKDGLLYLVHEFENKPLKSDFIENTMIGIEFLWGGPVYLETSIAVGKEQETVPATHFLDPSAGGGSGASAAPTVHEKIKWQRVCYIMDKRKLNRREVA, from the coding sequence ATGGAACTTGTCAGTCAGCATGTTAAAAAAATCATGGAAGAATGCAAGGTCAGAGCCAGGGACGAAGGCCTGAAGTTTGATGATGAAACCCTTGAATATATCGTTACCAATCGGGACATGATCGAGCTGTCACCCAAGATCATGATCCCCACCCTCTATGATTACTGGGTTCATGATGTCAGGGTTTTATCAGGCAAAGGCATGTATGAAGCCTATCCTTCCAATCCTTATGAAACTGTCATCAACACCCGGCCGGCCATTTCCTACTATAACGATAATAACCCGGACTGGCTCAATGTGATGATTTTTTATCATGTGCTGGGCCATATTGATTTTTTTCAGAACAATTTGTTTTTTGCAAACACCTGGGACATTGATCTTACCGGGCAGGCGCTTGCCGATAAGCGTCTGATCGCCCAGCTTAGAAGTGAAAAGGGCAGGCGATGGGTGGATTATGTTATTGAATTTTCCAGGGGGATGGATAACCTGGTCGGATATAACAAAGCGCTGGACGGTCTGTTGAGAACCCAAAATCAACCTGCTGTACGGTTATCCAGACAGGATTACTATTTCGATGTTTTTTTGCAGAAAATAAAGCGGGTGTCCCACAATACGTACCTAAAAGAAATTGAAAGATTCAATCAATGTAAAGATAACATTGCTCAATTTTTTGAACCGGTTCTTTCCCAGTATCCGGAGTTTGAGCAGATGTATAAAAAAACGAAAAAGGACAAGGAAAAGCCTATTGTTGATATCATGGAATATATCATCAGGTATTCCCCATTTCTTCGGGCCGAAGAAAATAAGTGGATGAAATCCGTGATCCAGATTGTTCGCGACACCTCATTGTGCTTTCAGCCCCAGATTCGCACAAAGATCATGAATGAAGGATGGGCCAGTTACTGGCATGAATATTTGTTTATGAAAGATGAACGTATCCGTGGCCATGAAGCCGATTTTGCAAAGGTAAATGCCATGGTAACGTCGCTGCCCAAGGTAGGGCTCAACCCTTACGCTTTGGGTTTGCGCCTTTTTGAACATATCGAAGATATGCAGAACAGAGGATGTTATTCCCTTGAGTATTTCCGTCTCAAAGATGAGAAAAAGAGGCAACACTTTGATAATGGAAAGAGAAACGGCCACGATTTTATTTTCAAAGTCAGGGAGAATATGAATGATTTCATGTTTATTAATAGATTTGTGGATCAGGAATTTATAGACCATTACAAGCTGTTTGTCACAGGCAAGCGATATAATTCGCAGCGCATGACATGGCAATACTATATTAAATCCAAGAAAGCCGGCGATTATAAAAACATGGTCATCGACACCCTGTATCATCCACCGGTGATATATGTGAATGAGGAAAAAACCAAAGACGGTTTGCTTTACCTTGTTCATGAATTTGAAAACAAACCTCTTAAATCAGATTTTATTGAAAACACCATGATCGGTATTGAATTTTTATGGGGGGGGCCTGTGTATCTTGAAACCAGCATCGCTGTTGGAAAAGAACAGGAAACAGTCCCGGCAACCCATTTTCTGGATCCATCTGCAGGAGGAGGTTCAGGCGCATCTGCGGCACCAACTGTTCATGAAAAAATTAAGTGGCAACGGGTATGTTATATAATGGATAAACGGAAATTAAACAGACGGGAGGTGGCATGA
- a CDS encoding DUF444 family protein — MITLDELLERDRQREEDGFKRKIRIGRIVKPGTGGKEKIIVVPTTVEEKFVHDEPSFDPKTGEGEPSGGTGEGEEGDIIGEQPVRPDEGEGEGEGQGAGDGEGEGQGGEHEFESSAYELGKVLSQDFQLPNLQDKGKRRALSRYTYDLTDKHRGMGQILDKKATLKQIVQTNIALGTIPDVNDIDPGRFIISPRDLIYRILSREKEYESQAMVFFLRDYSGSMGGKVTEAVVSQHVMLYSWLLYQYDRQVETRFILHDTQAREVEDFYKYHSYKVAGGTKVYTAFELVNQIVEKEGLDRDYNIYVFHGTDGDDWDKDGVNTLKEIEKMLRYVARIGISIVEHSYVGSAQTEVEKYLRNSKILEKRREHIKMDVMSEDVDDSRIIQGIKNLIS, encoded by the coding sequence ATGATAACCCTTGATGAATTATTAGAGCGGGATCGTCAGCGGGAAGAGGACGGATTCAAACGTAAAATCCGTATTGGTCGTATTGTCAAGCCAGGTACCGGGGGCAAGGAAAAAATTATTGTTGTTCCCACCACCGTGGAGGAAAAGTTTGTCCATGATGAACCTTCTTTTGATCCGAAAACCGGAGAAGGAGAACCTTCCGGAGGTACAGGAGAAGGAGAAGAGGGGGACATTATCGGTGAACAGCCCGTACGCCCGGATGAGGGAGAAGGCGAGGGGGAAGGCCAGGGAGCCGGTGACGGGGAAGGCGAAGGCCAGGGAGGAGAGCATGAGTTCGAGTCCAGTGCCTACGAGTTAGGCAAGGTATTGTCCCAGGATTTCCAGCTTCCCAACCTTCAGGACAAAGGCAAAAGGCGGGCCCTGTCCCGCTACACCTATGATTTGACAGATAAACACCGGGGTATGGGCCAGATCCTGGACAAAAAAGCAACATTAAAACAGATTGTTCAGACTAATATTGCTCTTGGTACCATTCCGGATGTCAACGACATAGACCCGGGCCGGTTTATTATCTCTCCCCGGGATCTTATTTACAGGATTCTGTCCCGTGAGAAAGAGTATGAATCCCAGGCCATGGTTTTTTTTCTAAGGGATTATTCCGGATCCATGGGTGGCAAGGTGACCGAGGCGGTGGTTTCCCAGCATGTGATGCTCTATTCGTGGCTGTTGTATCAATATGACAGGCAGGTGGAAACCCGTTTTATTCTCCATGATACCCAGGCCAGGGAAGTTGAAGATTTTTATAAATATCACTCCTATAAAGTGGCTGGGGGAACTAAGGTCTATACTGCTTTTGAGCTGGTGAACCAAATCGTGGAAAAGGAGGGTCTGGACCGAGATTACAACATCTATGTTTTTCATGGGACCGATGGCGATGATTGGGATAAGGATGGGGTTAATACCCTGAAAGAAATAGAAAAAATGCTGCGCTATGTTGCCCGGATCGGTATCTCCATAGTCGAGCACTCCTATGTGGGATCAGCGCAGACCGAAGTGGAGAAATACCTGAGAAATTCCAAAATACTTGAAAAACGCAGGGAACACATCAAGATGGATGTTATGAGTGAAGATGTTGATGATTCCAGAATTATTCAGGGAATTAAAAATCTGATTTCCTAA
- a CDS encoding serine protein kinase PrkA: protein MATTTDPKSFNHHVEAVKKGTRIFEDAFQGVSRMILEAGIRKVTVKGKTTYQFDLFSGGKRHLVGMYDEINSFVSFVKDASEGGSSREMAFVLVGEPGNGKTFFVEYLCARYREFLSIPKNMKYTFRFKNLDKLGGYGKINVIESQTYEDPMILAMSFKGNKEDSMSYLSKAFKFKDKEIESLYEQYRPLGACSAYIWSQIREYCDETPAQMMEFIEIAPVPLIESLGTITGKYPAKDKITSSAVDLMGEESIQRLLHIPDSNNPYRFDLRRGALARVAGGGIHFSDEIYKNKKDLVQVYLGVIQNRMIELDGFKWPIDTLIIATSNNSEFNTFLMEREEAPIVDRCRICYVAHNTDYKIQKTLTEYAIGTDVKRSLDQEVLHQDPNLNYAASVAAVLTRLPRSDKLTPVETMKLAAGEVAGEKSLKTLAELIDQLNQDTDITKRFGQKGLGQRNLGRAVQLLLESSETNDGKCMFALDIFNALDRVVLDYVQEPADRAKFKEDLKIARGLYRERIMTEMFNAYMDEPLAIKKDVLNYVNMIIGVDAEHLGPDMMWKYKDPQTGELRALKIDERYIKNVEERLGLKTEEQRASFRNSIRKIYGQKLSVDANYDFMDNLELVKAITDVRLKSDIAGAGSLIGALANRTNEENQKLYERMIYTMDQKLGYCPTCAQKTIEYFCSQEDDK, encoded by the coding sequence ATGGCCACTACAACAGATCCTAAGAGCTTTAACCACCACGTCGAAGCCGTTAAAAAGGGGACCCGGATATTTGAGGATGCATTCCAGGGGGTCTCCCGCATGATTCTGGAAGCCGGTATCCGTAAGGTCACGGTCAAAGGGAAGACCACCTATCAGTTTGACCTGTTCAGCGGAGGCAAAAGGCATCTGGTGGGTATGTATGACGAAATCAATTCCTTTGTATCTTTTGTCAAGGATGCATCCGAGGGTGGTTCTTCTAGGGAAATGGCATTTGTGCTGGTAGGTGAGCCGGGGAATGGAAAAACTTTTTTCGTTGAATACCTGTGTGCCCGCTATCGGGAGTTTTTGTCTATTCCCAAAAATATGAAATATACGTTTCGTTTTAAGAATCTTGACAAACTGGGCGGATATGGAAAGATTAATGTCATTGAATCCCAGACCTATGAAGATCCCATGATTCTTGCCATGAGCTTTAAAGGAAACAAAGAAGACTCCATGAGCTACCTTTCCAAAGCATTCAAATTCAAGGATAAGGAAATAGAAAGTCTTTATGAACAGTATCGGCCTTTGGGTGCCTGTTCGGCTTACATATGGAGTCAGATTCGTGAATATTGTGATGAAACGCCTGCTCAAATGATGGAGTTTATCGAAATTGCCCCGGTACCCTTGATAGAAAGCCTAGGTACGATTACCGGCAAATATCCGGCCAAAGATAAAATTACCTCTTCGGCCGTGGACCTTATGGGTGAAGAGTCCATCCAGCGCCTGCTGCATATTCCCGATTCCAACAACCCATACCGGTTTGACCTGCGCCGGGGGGCTTTGGCCCGGGTGGCCGGCGGCGGCATCCATTTTTCAGATGAAATTTATAAAAACAAAAAGGACCTGGTGCAGGTCTACCTTGGTGTCATCCAGAACCGCATGATTGAGCTGGATGGGTTTAAGTGGCCTATCGACACCTTGATCATTGCGACCTCTAATAATTCCGAGTTCAACACGTTTTTGATGGAACGTGAGGAAGCACCCATTGTTGACCGGTGTCGGATTTGCTATGTGGCCCATAATACGGATTATAAGATACAAAAAACGTTGACAGAATATGCCATCGGCACAGATGTGAAGCGTTCCCTTGACCAGGAAGTGCTTCACCAGGATCCAAATTTGAATTATGCCGCATCCGTTGCCGCTGTGCTGACCCGGTTACCCCGGTCCGACAAACTCACACCTGTTGAAACCATGAAGCTTGCTGCCGGGGAGGTAGCCGGTGAAAAAAGCCTTAAAACCTTGGCCGAGCTCATTGATCAACTCAACCAGGATACCGATATTACCAAGCGCTTTGGTCAAAAAGGTTTGGGGCAAAGAAATCTTGGCCGGGCCGTACAGCTGCTTCTGGAATCTTCTGAAACAAATGACGGCAAGTGTATGTTTGCCTTGGATATTTTCAATGCCCTGGACCGGGTGGTGCTTGATTATGTCCAGGAACCTGCAGACCGGGCTAAGTTCAAGGAGGATTTGAAAATCGCCAGGGGCCTTTACCGGGAACGCATTATGACAGAGATGTTTAACGCATATATGGACGAGCCGCTGGCCATCAAAAAGGACGTGCTCAACTATGTAAACATGATTATCGGCGTGGATGCCGAGCATTTAGGGCCGGATATGATGTGGAAGTACAAGGATCCCCAGACCGGTGAGCTTAGAGCGCTTAAAATTGATGAGCGTTATATCAAAAACGTTGAGGAACGCCTGGGGCTTAAAACCGAAGAACAGCGGGCCTCATTTAGAAATTCCATTAGAAAAATATATGGCCAGAAGCTGTCTGTGGATGCCAATTATGACTTTATGGACAACCTGGAACTGGTCAAAGCCATTACCGATGTCCGGCTTAAATCCGACATTGCCGGTGCCGGCTCTTTGATTGGAGCGCTGGCCAACCGTACCAACGAAGAAAATCAGAAACTGTATGAACGAATGATTTACACCATGGACCAGAAGCTTGGATATTGCCCTACTTGTGCCCAGAAGACCATCGAATATTTCTGCAGCCAGGAAGATGACAAGTAG
- a CDS encoding MerR family transcriptional regulator produces the protein MTRSTLLTIKDLINELNLGKATLKFILHQFSPWIPTQIVNNETYYTEQAVTTLLKIKKFLDTGMLPDQIETFLAQEAEMLKAAAKYPTDNPSKSPIDLASASMLKDMFQVYIEKQDRIAQAQENLVRVEDRKADAMEKRAAAEEKKADALTNIARALQEMNQRHSTVPQAMEVAGRAVESIALEESPEPAENLLDTHFDKNEYFSEDPLPMEDPFQDQDHEDIGDTVFSNLDDLSLLVNETALTPEDIDDLSSLINSVSDPSGTLDDLESLLDETPSTSEVSTASHDMDDLSKLVDPDDDTADDKNENDLDDLFSLVDMEPDVPKDVNESIDDLSWLIEPERDTITGDLDDLSALIEKPEQTQEMMDDLSLLVDDADKESGQATSGDAIRTDDLWALVPNADNSSPKIQGQGAHSVDASEMDNLSALIDIAPDDTAISDDTTSGGHANVDNPTESTLDTPSIKPNISPDQDMKSYKAAVMKIIIGLKEQGLTAQETTDRLNRDDVATLSGKPTWGLKAIEKIYGFINSAK, from the coding sequence ATGACCCGATCAACGCTGTTGACCATTAAGGATCTAATCAATGAACTGAATCTGGGTAAGGCCACTTTAAAATTCATTTTACATCAATTCAGTCCGTGGATTCCTACACAAATTGTTAACAATGAAACGTATTACACTGAACAGGCGGTTACCACCCTTCTAAAAATCAAAAAATTTCTAGACACAGGTATGCTGCCCGACCAAATTGAGACATTCCTTGCACAAGAAGCCGAAATGCTTAAAGCTGCGGCAAAATATCCGACCGATAATCCCTCAAAAAGCCCCATAGATTTAGCGTCTGCATCAATGCTCAAGGATATGTTTCAGGTATATATTGAAAAACAGGATCGAATTGCCCAGGCACAGGAAAACCTTGTCCGAGTAGAAGATAGAAAAGCCGATGCAATGGAAAAACGGGCTGCCGCCGAAGAAAAAAAAGCTGATGCATTGACAAATATTGCCCGGGCTCTGCAGGAGATGAACCAGCGGCACAGCACGGTTCCCCAGGCCATGGAGGTTGCCGGACGTGCAGTTGAAAGCATAGCCCTGGAAGAATCTCCCGAGCCCGCCGAAAACCTTCTGGACACCCATTTTGATAAAAATGAATATTTTTCTGAAGATCCTTTACCCATGGAAGATCCATTCCAGGATCAGGATCATGAAGACATTGGTGACACCGTTTTTTCAAACTTGGACGACCTCTCTTTGCTGGTCAATGAAACGGCCCTGACACCTGAAGATATTGATGACCTCTCCTCATTGATTAACAGTGTATCTGATCCATCCGGTACCTTAGACGACCTTGAAAGCCTGCTCGATGAGACACCGTCAACATCTGAAGTCAGCACAGCGTCGCATGACATGGACGATTTGTCAAAACTGGTTGATCCTGACGACGATACAGCGGATGATAAAAATGAAAATGATTTAGACGACCTTTTCAGCCTTGTGGATATGGAGCCAGATGTCCCAAAGGACGTTAATGAAAGCATAGATGATCTGTCCTGGCTTATTGAACCTGAAAGAGATACGATCACCGGCGATTTAGATGACCTGTCCGCCCTGATCGAAAAACCTGAACAGACGCAAGAAATGATGGATGATCTGTCATTACTCGTGGATGATGCCGATAAAGAATCAGGGCAGGCAACTTCTGGAGATGCTATCAGGACAGATGATCTCTGGGCCTTGGTACCAAACGCAGATAACTCAAGCCCCAAAATACAAGGCCAAGGCGCGCACTCAGTTGACGCCTCTGAAATGGATAACCTGTCTGCACTAATAGATATAGCACCAGATGACACCGCGATCTCAGACGACACAACATCAGGAGGTCACGCCAATGTTGACAATCCCACAGAAAGCACATTGGATACACCTTCAATAAAACCGAATATTTCTCCGGATCAGGACATGAAAAGCTACAAGGCTGCCGTCATGAAAATCATTATTGGATTAAAAGAACAAGGCCTCACAGCCCAAGAGACGACGGATCGACTCAACAGAGACGATGTCGCGACCCTGTCCGGGAAACCCACCTGGGGATTAAAAGCCATAGAAAAAATATACGGTTTTATTAATTCTGCCAAATAA